One stretch of Bombus terrestris chromosome 5, iyBomTerr1.2, whole genome shotgun sequence DNA includes these proteins:
- the LOC100643802 gene encoding ecdysteroid-regulated 16 kDa protein, giving the protein MLRGIILVFVALLVVASATEVNQCGTGEKFEDSNQVKITGCDVPPCKLKRRTKAAVEQKFVPSEDVENVVNSVSAAVVGVPLPFIGVDGTSACDNIFKVDGTPAGCSLKKGVEYIYKREFPVLQIYPTISMVIHYALMDGNRTVACFEVPAKITNH; this is encoded by the exons ATGCTTAGGGGAATCATTCTCGTTTTCGTAGCTCTGCTCGTAGTTGCCAGTGCGACCGAAGTCAATCAATGCGGCACTG GAGAAAAGTTCGAGGATTCCAATCAGGTTAAGATAACCGGTTGCGACGTGCCACCGTGCAAACTGAAGCGCAGGACGAAGGCAGCGGTCGAACAAAAGTTTGTACCCAGCGAGGATGTCGAGAATGTAGTAAACTCGGTGAGCGCCGCCGTTGTCGGAGTACCGTTGCCGTTCATCGGCGTGGATGGGACGAGTGCATGCGACAACATTTTCAAAGTCGATGGAACTCCAGCGGGATGCTCGTTGAAGAAAGGCGTCGAATATATCTACAAGCGAGAGTTTCCCGTTTTGCAAATTTATCCAACG ATTTCTATGGTTATACACTACGCGTTAATGGATGGAAATCGCACGGTCGCGTGCTTCGAAGTTCCAGCGAAGATCACCAATCACTAA